A genomic stretch from Dyella sp. M7H15-1 includes:
- a CDS encoding chemotaxis protein CheB — MSRSPKRIALFFNDAELGSHLRVVLSEHGAQMAYEGPLSSFDETKLRQVSVDVLVVNLDDTVDDATLERIYGWIESSDIPVVFNDAQASRDLEGWDRARWARHLAAKALNSGAIDPPRPDNARALEARAIPVRKEVVEQHAEPILAEAPVDDIPEPVTESSEEPPLAHDVSSRDSETLAAELEALLSSDEITHAAAAESAWAETSWAETSSPTRTETPSFNINLDHLSLADVDEASKPARIDRATLAQQTPMPTAPEWSFVEEGEAVAATSNTHKPFGVEKVSATDYLAPNVGQEQVEEHELPIEPGTRLELVSLEKAVAPKHEYQPYETHLREWDAAFARLLVLGAARDSQASLSAFLAVLPGSFKLPILLTQHQNTGGAEQLVQSLAMQSALPVKVAAMGVRVRAGEVLVVPRGQQVHVWRDGRVELTAAHDDANEQAPSIDSSFTMAANVFGRDALAILFAGKAADAVAGAQAIHDRGGQVWVESSGSDHHSDMVNGVLTERLASFSGSPQELAVRLIEDFR; from the coding sequence ATGAGTAGGAGTCCGAAGCGTATCGCGCTCTTTTTTAATGACGCTGAGCTGGGGAGTCATTTGCGTGTCGTACTCTCCGAGCACGGTGCGCAGATGGCATACGAAGGTCCGCTGAGTAGCTTCGATGAAACGAAACTGCGCCAGGTCAGTGTGGATGTACTGGTGGTCAATCTTGACGATACCGTGGACGATGCCACGCTCGAACGCATCTATGGATGGATCGAGTCCAGTGACATACCGGTCGTATTCAACGATGCACAGGCCAGCCGCGACCTCGAAGGCTGGGATCGTGCGCGCTGGGCGCGCCATCTGGCAGCCAAGGCGCTCAACAGCGGAGCCATCGATCCCCCTCGCCCCGATAATGCGCGCGCGTTGGAAGCGCGGGCGATACCGGTCCGCAAGGAAGTCGTCGAGCAGCACGCAGAGCCGATCTTGGCAGAAGCGCCGGTTGACGATATTCCCGAGCCGGTCACCGAATCCAGCGAAGAACCGCCACTGGCGCATGACGTCTCCTCCCGGGACTCGGAAACCCTGGCTGCCGAGCTGGAGGCTCTGCTCTCCTCCGACGAAATCACGCATGCCGCAGCCGCTGAATCGGCATGGGCAGAAACCTCGTGGGCAGAAACTTCGTCCCCCACACGCACCGAAACACCATCGTTCAACATCAACCTGGATCATCTATCCCTCGCCGATGTCGACGAGGCGTCCAAGCCAGCACGGATCGACAGAGCAACGCTCGCCCAGCAGACGCCCATGCCGACGGCGCCGGAATGGAGTTTCGTGGAAGAAGGCGAAGCGGTTGCCGCCACGTCCAACACCCACAAGCCTTTCGGTGTCGAAAAAGTCAGCGCCACCGACTACCTTGCCCCGAATGTGGGACAGGAGCAGGTGGAGGAGCACGAACTGCCGATCGAACCGGGCACGCGCCTGGAACTCGTATCGCTCGAAAAAGCGGTGGCTCCCAAGCACGAGTACCAACCCTACGAAACACACTTGCGAGAGTGGGACGCAGCTTTTGCACGCTTGCTGGTGCTGGGCGCGGCGCGTGACAGCCAGGCGTCGCTATCGGCCTTCCTGGCCGTGCTGCCGGGCAGCTTCAAGCTGCCTATCCTGCTAACCCAGCACCAAAACACCGGCGGGGCTGAGCAATTGGTGCAATCGCTGGCCATGCAAAGCGCATTGCCGGTAAAAGTGGCTGCCATGGGCGTGCGCGTACGTGCCGGTGAAGTGTTGGTCGTGCCGCGCGGACAACAGGTGCATGTATGGCGCGATGGCCGTGTGGAACTGACCGCGGCCCATGACGATGCCAACGAGCAAGCCCCCTCCATCGACAGCAGCTTCACCATGGCAGCCAATGTGTTCGGGCGCGATGCGCTGGCGATCCTGTTTGCCGGCAAGGCCGCCGATGCCGTGGCCGGGGCGCAAGCCATCCATGATCGAGGTGGACAGGTCTGGGTGGAATCATCCGGCAGTGATCACCACAGCGATATGGTCAATGGCGTGCTGACCGAACGTCTGGCCAGCTTTTCCGGCTCGCCGCAAGAGCTAGCGGTGCGCCTGATCGAGGACTTCCGATGA
- the yeiP gene encoding elongation factor P-like protein YeiP, with protein MKASDVKKAHVIEHEGTVYQVRDIERSSPTARGGNVTFRFTLYSIPGGRKFDLSLRADDDLKDVDLARRPANFSYMDGDAFVFMDNEDYTQYTLGPEVVGDNAGYIVGGLEGYYVQVIDDVPVGLQVPTSVVLTVVDTAPELKGASATKRTKPAKLNTGIEIQVPEYITNDEKVWVNTLTGEFAGRA; from the coding sequence ATGAAAGCTTCCGACGTCAAGAAAGCCCATGTGATCGAACACGAAGGTACCGTTTACCAGGTACGCGATATCGAGCGCAGCTCACCCACGGCACGTGGTGGCAACGTCACCTTCCGCTTCACGCTGTATTCGATCCCGGGCGGGCGCAAATTCGACCTCAGCCTACGCGCCGACGATGACCTGAAGGACGTGGACTTGGCGCGCCGTCCAGCCAACTTCTCCTACATGGATGGCGATGCCTTCGTGTTCATGGACAACGAGGATTACACGCAATACACACTCGGCCCGGAAGTGGTGGGCGACAACGCCGGCTATATCGTGGGAGGCCTGGAAGGTTATTACGTGCAAGTGATCGACGATGTACCGGTTGGCCTGCAGGTACCCACCAGCGTTGTACTCACCGTGGTCGATACCGCCCCGGAACTGAAAGGCGCCAGCGCCACCAAACGCACAAAGCCGGCCAAGCTCAACACCGGTATCGAAATCCAGGTACCGGAGTACATCACCAACGATGAGAAGGTGTGGGTGAATACGTTGACGGGGGAATTTGCCGGGCGCGCGTAA
- a CDS encoding chemotaxis protein CheW: protein MSEQPLPREIRCVLVPVGDLRLLLPNVTVAEVIAFTTPEPIAGAPEWLLGRIAWRGWRVPLVSFTQLAGAHEGHAELSVRVAVLKALGDNPELPFIAVLTQGFPRLTTLNAELIIPTHDGKPLPRGVKVQVLVRDDVAMIPDLEGIENEVYELLQQAS, encoded by the coding sequence ATGAGCGAGCAGCCACTTCCCCGTGAAATCCGTTGCGTGCTGGTGCCGGTCGGCGACCTGCGCCTACTGCTGCCTAACGTAACCGTGGCCGAAGTGATCGCCTTCACCACCCCCGAGCCGATAGCCGGCGCCCCGGAATGGCTGCTGGGACGCATTGCCTGGCGCGGCTGGCGCGTGCCACTGGTTTCCTTCACCCAACTGGCCGGTGCGCACGAAGGCCATGCCGAACTCAGCGTGCGCGTGGCCGTGCTCAAAGCCTTGGGCGACAACCCCGAACTACCGTTCATAGCGGTGCTGACACAAGGCTTCCCCCGCCTAACCACACTCAATGCCGAACTGATCATTCCCACCCACGATGGCAAACCCTTGCCGCGTGGTGTGAAGGTTCAGGTACTGGTGCGTGATGACGTGGCGATGATTCCGGATCTGGAAGGCATCGAGAACGAAGTCTACGAGTTGTTGCAGCAGGCAAGCTGA
- a CDS encoding SDR family NAD(P)-dependent oxidoreductase, with amino-acid sequence MQLNQVKAIITGGASGLGYAVAQHLVTNGGQVVLFDVNEEKGQETTQALGDNARFFRTDVTSEEGVAINVAAVHNTLGGLNVVINCAGILGASRVLGKEGPMALSTFANTVMVNLVGSFNVAKAGAALMQNNEAGEDGERGVIINTASVAAYEGQIGQAAYSASKGGVVGMTLPMARELSRFGIRVATIAPGIFWTPMVDGMSPQVQESLSASIPFPSRLGKPDEFASTVAFILGNRYINGETIRLDGAVRLQPK; translated from the coding sequence ATGCAGCTCAATCAAGTGAAGGCCATCATCACGGGTGGCGCCTCCGGTCTCGGCTATGCCGTCGCCCAGCATCTGGTAACGAATGGCGGCCAGGTTGTCCTGTTCGACGTCAACGAAGAAAAGGGCCAGGAAACGACCCAAGCGTTGGGCGACAACGCGCGCTTCTTCCGTACCGATGTGACATCTGAGGAAGGCGTGGCGATAAACGTAGCGGCCGTCCACAACACACTGGGTGGCCTGAACGTGGTGATCAACTGCGCTGGCATCCTCGGCGCCAGCCGCGTGCTCGGCAAGGAGGGCCCCATGGCGCTCAGCACCTTTGCCAACACCGTGATGGTGAACCTGGTGGGTAGCTTCAACGTCGCCAAGGCCGGCGCCGCACTGATGCAGAACAATGAAGCGGGTGAAGACGGCGAGCGCGGCGTGATCATCAACACCGCCAGCGTCGCCGCCTACGAAGGCCAGATCGGCCAGGCCGCTTATTCCGCCTCGAAGGGTGGCGTGGTTGGCATGACCCTGCCGATGGCCCGCGAACTGTCACGCTTTGGCATCCGCGTGGCCACCATTGCGCCAGGCATCTTCTGGACCCCGATGGTGGATGGCATGTCACCGCAGGTACAAGAATCGCTGTCCGCATCGATCCCCTTCCCTTCGCGCCTGGGCAAGCCGGACGAATTCGCTTCGACCGTCGCGTTCATCCTTGGCAACCGCTATATCAATGGCGAAACCATCCGACTGGATGGCGCGGTGCGGTTGCAGCCGAAGTGA
- a CDS encoding Hpt domain-containing protein, translated as MRLQDHIDFTTLQWVKPELDETLSLARQALESYVDNPGEGDVMRACADNLHQVQGTLRMVQLYGAAMVAEEMETLAISLLEDHVRHREDAYAALMRGLMQLPDYLERLSSGHRDVPVVLLPLLNELRASREQDALSELALFTPNLDVPLPEQAPPAASVADAQRNKGEIGELRLHFQQQMLAWFRGQGAQHQLAAMRKTLIAIAARGATTPGRRLWWIAAGVLEGLDHGMLKNYAAEVRQLIGRVDRSIRSLIDNGEESLQGGDADDLARKLLYIVAQSKQRSPQMAQLAQTYHLDSLVPDATELEHARGSMAGRNRALLDSVARALKDDLLRVKESLDLFLRQPDADPTQLGAQAEVLERVGDTLGMLALNVPRRVINEQRRLLEEVANRTRSPDEESLLDVAGALLYVEASLDDHIESLGAENAQVEDHPTPAMLPRSEARHILATLMNEAVANTGKVKSGIVAFVESGWQHQPLDGMSALMDEVAGAMRMLSLSRPAQIAEGVGRFIGNELSMDQRVPNSAQMDQLADALAALEYYLEAAREHRGGLDHILDVAEHSLGGLGYWPPPLPKAMPEPAVALPAHVEAPVLALNESVSLAHGEDATRLFIGSSDTPVPHAHDITGLHLAETETDTHSAVTGDGEDWIEIEEEVEEQVAGVDPLAATAGFQTSTEGIDDDIRNIFLEEMQEEINNLHQAQQSWRVDPSQLTELTPIRRSFHTLKGSGRLVGASVLGELSWRVENMLNRVLDGTIQPHDGVQALVGHAIDALPSLLVMLKDGVLPTAPLSAIMQAADQLAAGEQAAVEQFAITSGAQTARHVVRRRVPRANVIADTIPAATHTDQFVATSHPTEEAEVASYAQPIHEPVLPPIDPVLLEILRSEVAQYLQVIRHTANFADDELPVEDNLLRAVHTLHGAIAMVEIPLLMHLLSPLESLLKRLRAAGQPLSTEGVRLLCRSADVVDEVMAQFDASHPQLPDALALVGRLEQLRDHQPEPQMAHMVFESRHLGPAPATHERREREQPKHLPIEELTSAEPEALIEPDSLAEEVKLEEEAKLEETPHIEPASEEPAADVPHDIEPIAAVEASTHEAEPIAAAHLSHEAREADSTPVGELIHFNHIDADLLEIFSEEAREILDSADGVLAKWRVEPTDVTHMNGLLRPLHTLKGGARITGITPVGDLSHAIESMLERSHGIDPQRTGPLIATLEAAFDQMHDLVQRASQGKGITYPQAMIDRLQGGATMAEPLALGPIAETPVTTYVETPTPQPTTELPSLLPAEEPQQEDAAHTAQEQIRVRADLLDSLVNNAGEVAIYRSRLEQQVSAYRFNLVELEQTVSRLRGQLRMLEIETETQIIARFQREHREAGIGVFDPLELDRFSQLQQYSRALAESVSDLVSIQGMLDELTRQVETLLLQQSRVSSELQEGLLRTRMLPFDTMVPNLRRTLRQAAQEEGKSAQLYVEGAHGEMDRNLLDRIKAPFEHMLRNAVAHGIESPDDRRKANKPEEGAVRIRVAREATEVVVRVSDDGRGLNREAIRHRAIERGLVRPETRLSDDQLLALITQAGFSTASTVTQLAGRGVGMDVVANEIKQLGGSLAIESCQGEGTTFVLRLPFTLAVTQAILVRIGESTFAIPMTSVQGVARISPDELAQRMAQDYPQFDHNGEEYGIHDLAELLGLVAGHASDEEQLSLLLTRSGELRAAIRIDAVIGSREIVVKSVGPQVSSVPGILGATIMGDGSVLVILDLAPLVRHGLSRREQRLAEGAVYATTAPVIENVRPRPLVMVVDDSITMRKVTGRVLERHEYEVETAKDGLDAIDKLHERVPDLMLLDIEMPGMDGYELATHMKADPRFRGVPIIMITSRTSEKHRQRAFDLGVERYLGKPYQEAELLAQISEVLEQHARELVNE; from the coding sequence ATGAGACTTCAAGATCACATCGATTTCACAACCCTGCAATGGGTCAAGCCCGAGCTTGACGAGACGCTTTCGCTCGCACGTCAGGCCCTGGAGTCCTACGTGGACAATCCTGGCGAGGGCGATGTCATGCGCGCTTGCGCGGACAACCTGCATCAGGTGCAAGGCACTTTGCGCATGGTGCAGCTTTACGGCGCGGCCATGGTCGCCGAGGAGATGGAAACACTCGCCATCTCCCTGCTCGAAGACCACGTGCGCCATCGTGAAGACGCTTACGCCGCGCTGATGCGCGGCCTGATGCAGTTGCCCGATTACCTGGAACGGTTGTCTAGCGGCCATCGTGACGTGCCCGTGGTGCTGCTGCCGCTGCTCAATGAACTACGCGCCAGCCGCGAGCAGGACGCACTGAGCGAGTTGGCGCTGTTCACCCCCAATCTTGATGTGCCACTGCCGGAGCAGGCGCCGCCGGCGGCAAGCGTGGCCGATGCGCAACGGAATAAGGGCGAAATCGGCGAATTGCGGCTGCACTTCCAGCAGCAGATGCTGGCCTGGTTCCGTGGCCAGGGTGCGCAACATCAGCTCGCCGCCATGCGCAAGACGCTTATCGCGATCGCCGCACGCGGTGCGACCACGCCGGGTCGCCGCTTGTGGTGGATTGCGGCCGGCGTACTGGAAGGCCTCGATCACGGCATGTTGAAAAACTACGCGGCCGAAGTGCGCCAATTGATCGGCCGCGTCGATCGCAGCATCCGCTCCCTGATCGACAACGGCGAGGAAAGCCTGCAAGGCGGCGACGCCGACGATTTGGCGCGTAAGCTGCTCTACATCGTGGCGCAGTCCAAGCAACGCAGCCCGCAGATGGCGCAGCTTGCCCAGACCTATCATCTCGACAGTCTAGTGCCCGATGCAACCGAACTGGAACATGCGCGTGGTTCGATGGCCGGTCGCAATCGCGCCTTGCTCGACTCCGTGGCGCGTGCCTTGAAAGACGATTTGCTGCGTGTGAAGGAATCGTTGGACTTGTTCCTGCGCCAGCCTGATGCTGATCCGACGCAACTCGGCGCGCAAGCCGAAGTGCTCGAGCGCGTGGGTGATACGCTTGGCATGCTTGCACTCAATGTGCCGCGCCGCGTGATCAACGAACAGCGTCGCTTGCTGGAAGAAGTCGCCAACCGGACACGCAGTCCCGATGAAGAATCGCTGCTCGATGTGGCTGGCGCGCTGCTCTATGTTGAAGCTTCGCTGGACGACCACATCGAAAGCCTGGGTGCGGAAAACGCGCAGGTCGAGGATCATCCCACGCCGGCCATGTTGCCACGCAGCGAGGCGCGCCACATCCTCGCCACACTGATGAACGAAGCCGTTGCCAACACTGGCAAGGTGAAGAGCGGCATCGTGGCTTTCGTCGAATCCGGCTGGCAGCACCAGCCATTGGACGGTATGTCCGCGCTGATGGACGAAGTCGCCGGCGCCATGCGCATGCTTTCTTTGTCGCGTCCGGCGCAAATTGCCGAAGGCGTGGGTCGCTTCATCGGCAACGAGCTAAGCATGGATCAGCGCGTACCCAACAGTGCGCAGATGGACCAGCTCGCCGATGCGCTGGCTGCGCTGGAGTACTACCTCGAAGCCGCCCGCGAACATCGCGGTGGGCTTGACCACATTCTGGATGTTGCCGAACACAGCCTAGGTGGGCTGGGTTACTGGCCGCCACCGCTGCCGAAGGCGATGCCGGAGCCGGCTGTGGCATTGCCAGCTCACGTCGAAGCCCCGGTACTGGCCTTGAACGAATCGGTCAGCCTGGCGCATGGCGAAGACGCCACCAGGCTGTTTATCGGCAGCAGTGACACACCCGTCCCGCACGCACACGACATCACCGGTCTACATCTGGCCGAAACTGAAACGGACACCCATTCGGCGGTTACGGGTGATGGTGAAGACTGGATCGAGATCGAAGAAGAAGTCGAAGAGCAGGTGGCCGGCGTCGATCCGCTAGCCGCCACGGCTGGCTTCCAAACCAGCACGGAAGGCATCGACGACGACATCCGCAACATCTTCCTGGAAGAAATGCAGGAAGAAATCAACAACCTGCATCAGGCACAGCAAAGCTGGAGGGTCGATCCGAGCCAGCTCACCGAGCTGACGCCGATCCGCCGTTCGTTTCATACGCTGAAGGGTTCCGGCCGCCTAGTCGGCGCCAGTGTGCTGGGCGAGCTCTCCTGGCGCGTGGAGAACATGCTCAATCGCGTGCTCGATGGCACGATCCAGCCACACGATGGTGTGCAAGCGCTGGTCGGCCATGCCATCGACGCGTTACCGTCATTGCTGGTCATGCTGAAGGATGGCGTGCTGCCGACCGCGCCACTCAGCGCGATCATGCAGGCCGCTGATCAGCTTGCCGCGGGTGAGCAGGCTGCCGTGGAACAGTTTGCTATCACTAGCGGCGCCCAGACGGCGCGTCATGTGGTGCGCCGTCGCGTGCCGCGCGCGAATGTCATCGCCGACACCATCCCGGCAGCGACGCATACGGATCAATTCGTCGCCACTTCGCATCCAACCGAAGAAGCGGAAGTCGCTTCGTACGCGCAACCTATCCACGAGCCGGTGCTGCCACCGATCGATCCGGTCCTGCTGGAAATCCTGCGCAGCGAAGTGGCGCAATATCTGCAGGTCATCCGTCACACGGCGAACTTCGCTGACGACGAACTGCCCGTCGAAGACAATCTGCTGCGTGCTGTGCACACTCTGCACGGTGCTATCGCAATGGTCGAAATTCCGTTGCTGATGCATTTGTTGTCACCGTTGGAAAGCCTGCTCAAGCGTTTGCGTGCGGCCGGTCAACCGTTGTCGACCGAAGGCGTGCGCCTGCTGTGCCGCAGTGCCGATGTGGTCGACGAGGTGATGGCGCAGTTCGACGCATCCCATCCGCAACTGCCCGATGCCTTGGCCCTTGTCGGGCGCCTGGAACAGCTCCGCGATCACCAGCCCGAGCCGCAGATGGCCCATATGGTGTTCGAATCACGTCATCTCGGGCCCGCACCAGCGACACACGAACGACGTGAACGGGAGCAGCCCAAACATCTACCCATCGAAGAGCTCACCAGTGCCGAACCCGAAGCACTGATCGAACCTGATTCGTTGGCGGAAGAAGTCAAGCTCGAAGAAGAAGCCAAGCTCGAAGAGACACCGCATATCGAGCCAGCGAGCGAAGAGCCTGCTGCCGACGTGCCGCACGACATCGAGCCGATTGCAGCCGTCGAAGCGTCCACGCATGAAGCGGAGCCGATCGCGGCGGCTCACCTGTCGCACGAAGCGCGTGAGGCCGACTCGACCCCGGTCGGCGAGCTGATCCACTTCAACCACATCGACGCCGACTTGCTGGAAATCTTCAGTGAAGAAGCGCGCGAAATTCTGGATAGCGCCGACGGCGTGCTGGCCAAATGGCGCGTCGAGCCCACCGACGTCACGCACATGAACGGCCTGCTGCGCCCACTGCATACCCTCAAGGGCGGCGCGCGTATTACAGGCATCACGCCGGTGGGCGATCTCAGTCATGCGATCGAAAGCATGCTGGAGCGCTCGCACGGTATCGATCCACAGCGTACCGGCCCGCTTATTGCCACGCTGGAAGCGGCTTTCGATCAGATGCACGACCTTGTGCAGCGCGCGTCGCAAGGCAAGGGCATCACCTATCCGCAAGCGATGATCGACCGCTTACAGGGTGGCGCGACGATGGCCGAGCCACTGGCCCTGGGACCCATTGCCGAAACCCCGGTGACGACATACGTCGAAACACCCACGCCGCAGCCGACCACGGAGCTACCCTCGCTGCTGCCGGCCGAAGAACCACAGCAAGAAGACGCCGCACACACGGCGCAAGAGCAAATCCGCGTACGCGCCGATCTGCTCGACAGCCTCGTCAACAACGCGGGTGAAGTGGCCATTTATCGTTCGCGCCTGGAGCAGCAGGTTTCGGCCTACCGCTTCAACCTGGTCGAACTGGAACAGACGGTATCGCGTCTGCGCGGCCAGCTCCGCATGCTGGAAATCGAAACCGAAACACAGATCATCGCGCGCTTCCAGCGTGAGCATCGCGAAGCCGGTATCGGCGTATTCGATCCACTCGAACTCGATCGCTTCTCCCAGTTGCAGCAGTACTCGCGTGCACTGGCCGAGTCGGTCTCGGACTTGGTGTCAATCCAGGGCATGCTGGACGAACTCACCCGCCAGGTGGAAACACTGCTGCTCCAGCAGTCGCGCGTCAGCTCGGAATTGCAGGAAGGCTTGTTGCGTACTCGCATGCTGCCCTTCGACACGATGGTGCCGAACCTGCGCCGCACGCTGCGTCAGGCGGCGCAGGAAGAAGGCAAGAGCGCCCAGTTGTACGTGGAAGGCGCACACGGCGAAATGGATCGCAACCTGCTCGACCGCATCAAGGCGCCGTTCGAGCACATGCTGCGCAATGCCGTGGCGCACGGTATCGAATCGCCGGACGATCGCCGCAAAGCCAACAAGCCGGAAGAGGGCGCGGTGCGCATCCGCGTGGCACGCGAAGCCACCGAGGTCGTGGTACGCGTGAGTGACGACGGCCGCGGCCTGAATCGCGAGGCGATCCGCCACCGCGCCATTGAGCGTGGCCTGGTGCGTCCGGAAACTCGCCTTAGCGACGACCAGTTGCTGGCGTTGATCACCCAGGCCGGCTTCTCCACCGCCAGCACGGTGACCCAGCTCGCCGGTCGTGGCGTGGGCATGGACGTGGTAGCCAACGAGATCAAGCAGCTTGGCGGTTCGCTCGCCATTGAATCGTGCCAGGGTGAAGGCACCACTTTCGTGTTGCGCCTGCCGTTTACCCTCGCGGTGACGCAGGCGATCTTGGTGCGCATCGGTGAATCCACCTTTGCCATCCCGATGACCTCGGTGCAGGGCGTGGCCCGCATCAGCCCTGACGAACTCGCGCAGCGGATGGCGCAAGACTATCCGCAATTCGATCACAACGGCGAGGAATACGGCATCCACGACCTGGCCGAGCTGCTCGGTCTGGTTGCCGGTCACGCCAGTGACGAAGAACAGTTGTCCTTGCTGCTGACCCGCTCGGGTGAACTGCGCGCCGCCATCCGCATCGATGCCGTGATTGGCTCGCGCGAAATCGTGGTGAAGTCAGTCGGCCCGCAGGTGAGTTCGGTGCCAGGCATTCTCGGCGCCACCATCATGGGCGATGGTTCGGTGCTGGTGATTCTGGATCTGGCCCCGTTGGTGCGTCATGGCCTCAGCCGTCGCGAACAACGGCTGGCCGAAGGCGCTGTGTACGCAACCACGGCACCGGTGATTGAAAATGTGCGCCCGCGCCCGCTGGTCATGGTGGTGGACGATTCGATCACCATGCGCAAGGTCACCGGCCGCGTGCTGGAACGCCACGAATACGAAGTGGAAACCGCCAAGGACGGCCTCGATGCCATCGATAAGCTGCACGAGCGTGTGCCGGATCTTATGTTGCTCGACATCGAAATGCCCGGCATGGACGGTTACGAACTGGCGACGCACATGAAGGCCGATCCGCGCTTCCGTGGTGTGCCGATCATCATGATCACCTCGCGTACCAGCGAAAAGCATCGCCAGCGCGCCTTCGACCTCGGTGTTGAGCGCTATCTCGGTAAGCCGTACCAGGAGGCTGAATTGCTGGCACAGATTAGTGAAGTACTTGAGCAGCATGCGCGGGAGCTGGTGAATGAGTAG
- a CDS encoding hydroxymethylglutaryl-CoA lyase — protein MDTSNSNVVRIVEVGPRDGLQNEKTLLPPDVKIALIDRLSTTGLKTIEATSFVSPRWVPQLADADEVFRKIRKVPGVGYPVLVPNEQGYRLARKAGAAEVSVFTAASEAFNRANINATIAESLTRFQPVFERAKSEDVKVRGYVSTALGCPYQGDVPVEDVVRVAKRLYDMGCYEISLGDTIGIGTPVKARAMLHAVAQEIPMHALAVHFHDTYGQALANIMVCLDEGVRVVDSAVSGTGGCPYAKGATGNVASEDVVYMLQGIGMQTGINLDLLVATGAWLSAQLNKPTASRVTKARTTA, from the coding sequence ATGGATACTTCGAATTCGAACGTCGTTCGCATCGTGGAAGTGGGCCCCCGCGACGGCTTGCAGAACGAAAAAACGCTGCTTCCACCTGATGTAAAAATCGCGCTGATCGACCGACTTTCCACCACCGGGCTGAAAACCATCGAAGCGACCAGTTTCGTCAGCCCGCGCTGGGTGCCGCAGCTTGCCGATGCGGATGAAGTGTTCCGCAAGATCCGCAAGGTGCCGGGCGTGGGTTATCCCGTGCTGGTGCCGAACGAACAGGGCTATCGACTGGCGCGCAAGGCGGGTGCGGCCGAGGTATCGGTGTTTACCGCTGCGTCCGAAGCGTTCAATCGCGCGAATATCAACGCCACCATTGCCGAATCGCTGACGCGCTTTCAGCCGGTGTTTGAGCGCGCCAAATCGGAAGACGTAAAGGTGCGCGGCTATGTTTCCACTGCGCTAGGTTGTCCCTATCAAGGCGACGTTCCGGTCGAGGATGTGGTGCGCGTCGCCAAGCGCTTGTACGACATGGGTTGCTACGAAATCTCGCTAGGCGACACCATCGGTATCGGCACACCCGTGAAGGCACGCGCTATGTTGCACGCCGTGGCGCAAGAAATACCCATGCACGCGCTCGCCGTGCACTTCCACGATACGTATGGACAAGCGCTGGCGAATATCATGGTCTGCCTGGATGAAGGTGTGCGGGTGGTCGACAGCGCTGTTTCCGGCACGGGCGGCTGTCCCTACGCCAAGGGCGCCACAGGCAATGTGGCCAGTGAGGATGTGGTTTACATGCTGCAAGGTATTGGCATGCAGACAGGCATCAACCTGGATCTGCTGGTGGCTACCGGTGCATGGCTGTCTGCGCAGCTCAATAAACCGACCGCCAGTCGCGTTACCAAGGCGCGCACGACAGCCTGA